CGAGCGCCTTCTCAAGTCAACGGTCTCTCAATGTCCTTTTAGGTGGCCATCAAGAAAATGGCGCTTCAAGAGGAGATGTCCGAGGAGCTGGCTGTCAATGAAATCGTGGTCATGAGGGACAGTAGGAACCCCAATATTGTTACCTACTTAGACAGGTGGGGCTATTCTCATGTCAACGTTCCTTTAGGATACTGCAAGCCCAAAGTGGCAAACCCCTTTGGTTGCTGGcagaaaatggagctgtttAGGATTTCTCTCCTCCAGTGCAGGGGAGGAGGTTGCACTTGGTCTGCAATAATCTCTTCTGGCATATGCAGCTTGGAGAGCACTTCCAAAAAGCTGGGTCAGCCCCTCGGGTgactgggctgtgcccaggtcctctctctccatgccgggcttttcttctttcagctacCTGGTCGACGGGGAGCTCTGGCTGGCGATGGAGTTCATGGACGGCGGCACGTTGTATGATGTACTCGGGGCAGTGTACCTCGAGGAAGGACAGATAGGCGCTGTCTGTCGGGAGGTGAGGGATGCCACTTGTGCTTCCCCTGGCCTGCACAGGATGGCCCTTGTCAACTGGTGGTTAAGAACAGCAGAGATTTCTTGCTCACGGCcttgctttgctgttgctgtcacGACACGGAGAAGAAAGAGCACCTGAAGCCAACTGCCTGCCAGTGTCCCCGCACTTCCTAGGCTCCGTTCTCGCACTCTTACGTACTGCCGTTGTGCTCCGGCGCTCGTGCTCGCTGCCTCACTGGCTCGCTCGCTGTGTCGCACTTGTTTCCTCttgccagctttgcctggagccTGTCTGTGTATCCTGCATTCCTTGCCGCTCCAAGCCTGCACGCTGGTGGCAGAATTTCAAGCTAAGGGCAAAGGAGATGCCCTCAGCTTCAAaggacagcagtgcagcccagATGGCGTGGGATTCTGGAACTGGTCTAacgtgctgcttcctcctctgctgccacaaGGCTACCAAGAAAATCTTTGCCATGACGCCCCCCAGCCAAAGGGCACGTGCTACGTACCGAAGGGAGGAGGGGCTTTTGGAAGCTCAGATGTGCCTTTGCTTGGAAAGATGGAACACTCGTCTAAGAGTGTTGAAGCAGCAAGCTCTTCCTCTTGACAGCACTAGGATGCTGCGCCCTGGCTCACTAGTCCCTGAGAAAGCTGCCACTCTCGTCGAGCCCGTTCCTTTCTTGCAGGATGCAATCAGGTCCTGAaccttcacctttccctttctcctctctcgcTCAGTGCCTGCAAGGACTGCATTTCCTTCATTCCCGCCGAGTCATCCACAGAGACGTCAAAAGCTGCAACATTCTTGTGAGCATGGACGGATCTGTGAAATTGGGTGGGTATCCTTGGTGCGGCGCAGCGTTGCCGGGAtgcgctctggggctgctctggggtaaCTGCCAGTTCTCCAGAAGGGCTGCTTGGCCAGCGCGTGAAACGTGAGGGCATTTTTGAAGTGGCCGGTGCCTtatctccctggctgcagccccgcgGAAGCAGAGCACTGATGCTTTTCCGGCTAGATTCACCGTGGCCTTGTCAGGCTTTGAGCGGGCAATCCTTTGGCTGGGTTTGCCAGTTGTAGCTGGCTTtgacagggtttgtttttctccgCAGCTGACTTTGgcctctgtgctcagctcacCCCTGAGCGCGACAAGTGCAGCTCCAGCGTCGGCACTCCCAGCTGGATGGCGCCGGAAGTCGTGAGAGGAGAAGCCTACGGCCCCAAAGTGGACATCTGGTCACTGGGGATCGTGGGGCTGGAAATGGTGGAAGGGGAAGCTCCTTACCAGAGGGAACCCCGTCTCAGGCTAAGGTGCAGCTTAAAAGTGCGGCTCTGTGTGGAGAGAGCTGTTGTGGCTAGGAAAGGAGCAGGTAGAGtgtcctcttcccttttttgtagGTTTTAGAACTGATAGAAAGGAACGGGGccccaaaactgcaaaaccccaggcagcactcgGCTCTCCTGCGCGACTTTCTccgctgctgcctgcagacagaTGAGGACAGGCGCTGGTCTGCCCAGGAACTCCTGaaggtaagaaaaagcaaagcggCAAAAAGCCCTGCGAGCTGTGGACGCCTGCGTGAAGGGCCAAAGAGGACTGGGGGCCACGTGGGCCTGGGCGAGACAGGTCCGGGACCGGAAGGCGGAGGGGCAGATGGTGCCCTCGGTCCTCTTTGTGCGTCTTCCTGGTAGCAGAGGAACCCTGCTTGAGCCTGTTGGACGCGATCTTGGGAAGTAAtggttctttttggttttgtttttcctttgggcagCATCCTTTTGTGACCTCAGGCgatcctgcctccagcctggctgctctgatCATCTCAGCCAAGCAAGTGCAGGAAGACTGGAGAGGAGACGCTTGCGCCTGAGGAGGCCTTGCTGCCCCGCCAGCTCAGAGGAGCGACGAGGGGATGTACCGTGTTTAGGAGAAGATTCGGCGGCCATCCCCTGAGTTTTAGAATGAGCTGTTCCGTAGTTAGGAAGTTTATAGTTTTGAGATTTTCTTAGCTTAGCTGGTTTCAGTTAGGACTCTAGACCCCAGAAAGCTTCATTAATGGAGCATTGTTTAGCTAAGAGTAGAGTATTGCTGATGTAGGGGAGCTGAGAATTATCCTTGAGGTAGAAATGGACGAATCGCCATACTGATGATTaagctatgaaagaaaaagctgggaCTCAGCAGAACTGGACCAGGCATGAGCTGTCAGCCTGAACAGGTCACCAGGAGGACAgaatgatgaagatgaagacGAAGacgaagatgaagatgaagatgaagaagtaGCTGGAAGACCCTTGGTTTCAGCCCTTGGTTTCAGCAGGACTGGcaataaaaaactgtaaaacctCCAGAGCC
The DNA window shown above is from Corvus hawaiiensis isolate bCorHaw1 chromosome 31, bCorHaw1.pri.cur, whole genome shotgun sequence and carries:
- the LOC125318757 gene encoding serine/threonine-protein kinase PAK 3-like; its protein translation is MSLAMCCCSTAAFGVCPLPLRRAHAKPPQPKRPGGGRQPSFGRVLCGVSVPTTFLTGNPFLSQLSLDARSAVQRAAAPARSAAASTPPHASTSSSSPAQQLEMREEQSLRRLRSIVSLGEPRRKYSAFEELGRGGFGAVYKALDASTGQQVAIKKMALQEEMSEELAVNEIVVMRDSRNPNIVTYLDSYLVDGELWLAMEFMDGGTLYDVLGAVYLEEGQIGAVCRECLQGLHFLHSRRVIHRDVKSCNILVSMDGSVKLADFGLCAQLTPERDKCSSSVGTPSWMAPEVVRGEAYGPKVDIWSLGIVGLEMVEGEAPYQREPRLRLR